One genomic region from Drosophila subpulchrella strain 33 F10 #4 breed RU33 chromosome 2R, RU_Dsub_v1.1 Primary Assembly, whole genome shotgun sequence encodes:
- the LOC119549611 gene encoding integrin alpha-PS3-like, with product MCHILFFVFLALIYQIEAFNISPHPSLVINFPSHVNTSQRRSSYFGYSLVIRPTSIFVGAPRAISTLGSQEKIDEPGAIYRCNLTSGSCSPYVLDPRGDVDNYVSECPTNNFENKGFQWLGGSMDGGTRDTDKLLVCAPRFYARSASEYHMIGACYWVQNTLNNTPDHVTRISPLRLKSKQVISYNKDRGIKGRFIYLNGEMGLSAHVTDDNSRFLIGAPGIDNWKGSLILDFPEDNLSENHLTEYDDYTNTCHLEHNKTRIPEPQNWNQEEDSYFGYAVSSGYFDSSNPKTLLYVATAPQANKQSGEAYIFDLNDSGATIRNHTIFRGEKFGEYFGYSVLAEDLNGDGKTDVIISAPQHALEDSYDSGAIYVFINKGSYYFEQTIIHSPVGKKGRFGTTLSQIGDINQDGYNDVAVGAPFAGNGSVLIYLGSKDGLRDQPSQRLDAPSQQASIYGAHMFGHGLSRGSDIDGNGFNDFVVGAPNAEVSYLYKTYPVVKVIATIKSESREIILGKEKLTITACYRLDTKAKKMQEQKLSIRILIDTQLGRVKFAESQNDKMIFQAIAGLKDSCRDFEIQVRFSNIFTPIVMEMHYELTKKVSDSKEFCETCAVVDPQEPTVSTQKIIFSTGCATDVCIADLQLRSKNVSPTYILGSTDTLSIKYEITNNGENAYLPQFNVTSTSRLAFAQVPGNCRVTEAVMVCDLNRGRPLAKGDSDSVTVSFDVSQLSGQSLIIYAEVFSTGYEKNPTDNRQTNVIGLKEITEIDASGGQTNKQIVLKGDAYPSEIINQYEIKSRGPSTIEELSVSLYIPVAYKTAESIKVKPIIDIASLKMQATYDSQTPPIVLYDQNNTILLDTRMRREAERLNGNQETSASIYDVQRNEEESLPMSNTIVFNCQDTHTTICVRAEMRLKFWPHKPINLSISFNLDLNEMEDDWEYLVIKTDLRLLKKGDPISSSLKINKKIKSNVISKQAELSIWKIILSVIGGVLLLSAITYTLHKFGFFKRDKKEELKKLVQQSVEALAAPEAKELMEDNMDQFIEEIPIVHFRPEKSINLNIRYSVDLNEVNDILMDPWEFFVILTDLKVTKKGDPTSSLFSINERIAPNIVSKHLEAHTPIWIIIVSVLGGLLLLSAISYILYKLEFFNRTKKDELDRLVQQNPVEPEAENLNSGGNN from the exons CCTGGGGCGATCTACAGATGCAACCTGACAAGCGGTTCCTGCAGTCCGTATGTCCTGGATCCCCGAGGAGATGTTGATAACTATGTCTCAGAGTGCCCCACCAACAACTTTGAGAACAAGGGCTTCCAGTGGCTGGGAGGATCCATGGACGGCGGAACCAGGGACACGGATAAGTTGCTCGTGTGCGCTCCCCGTTTCTACGCCCGCAGCGCTAGCGAATACCATATGATTGGAGCTTGCTACTGGGTACAGAACACACTAAATAACACTCCCGACCACGTCACTCGTATCTCCCCACTCCGCTTGAAATCGAAGCAGGTGATCAGTTATAATAAGGACAGGGGAATAAAGGGCAGATTCATATACCTTAATGGCGAAATGGGACTGAGTGCCCATGTGACGGACGATAACTCAAGATTTCTAATCGGTGCCCCAGGCATTGATAATTGGAAAGGATCGCTGATCCTGGACTTTCCAGAGGACAATTTGTCAGAAAATCACCTTACAGAATATGATGACTATACAAACACTTGTCATTTGGAACACAATAAAACAAGAATCCCCGAGCCACAAAATTGGAACCAGGAGGAAGACTCATACTTTGGCTATGCCGTGAGCTCCGGCTACTTTGACAGCTCCAACCCGAAAACCCTGCTCTACGTGGCCACCGCTCCCCAGGCCAACAAGCAGTCCGGCGAGGCCTACATCTTTGATTTGAATGATAGTGGAGCGACCATCCGAAATCATACCATCTTCCGTGGTGAGAAATTTGGCGAATATTTTGGATACTCCGTTTTGGCGGAGGATCTTAATGGCGACGGAAAAACGGACGTCATCATATCAGCGCCCCAGCACGCTCTGGAGGATTCCTACGACAGCGGGGCCATCTATGTGTTTATCAACAAGGGCTCT TATTATTTTGAACAAACAATTATTCATTCGCCAGTGGGCAAGAAGGGGCGTTTTGGAACTACTCTATCGCAAATAGGCGATATCAATCAAGATGGTTACAACG ACGTGGCCGTGGGAGCTCCCTTTGCCGGAAACGGATCGGTGCTAATCTACCTGGGCAGTAAGGATGGGCTGCGGGATCAGCCGAGCCAGCGACTGGATGCTCCTTCCCAGCAAGCTTCCATTTACGGAGCTCACATGTTTGGTCACGGTTTATCCCGCGGATCGGATATAGATGGCAACGGGTTCAACGATTTCGTCGTCGGAGCCCCCAACGCGGAGGTCTCTTATCTGTATAAGACCTATCCCGTCGTAAAAGTAATTGCCACAATTAAGTCGGAATCGCGTGAGATCATACTGGGAAAGGAAAAGTTGACCATCACCGCCTGTTACAGACTGGATACTAAGGCAAAGAAAATGCAGGAGCAGAAGCTAAGCATCCGGATTTTAATAGACACTCAGCTGGGGAGGGTGAAATTCGCGGAAAGCCAGAACGACAAGATGATATTCCAAGCGATTGCGGGTCTTAAAGACAGTTGCCGAGACTTTGAGATTCAGGTGCGCTTCAGCAACATATTTACGCCCATCGTTATGGAGATGCACTACGAACTGACGAAGAAGGTTTCCGACTCGAAGG AGTTTTGCGAAACGTGTGCGGTTGTTGATCCACAGGAACCGACGGTCTCCACGCAGAAGATTATCTTCAGCACGGGCTGTGCCACCGATGTTTGTATTGCAGATCTGCAGTTGAGGAGCAAGAATGTTAG CCCCACGTACATTTTGGGCAGTACCGATACGCTGAGCATCAAATACGAGATCACCAACAACGGCGAGAACGCATACCTTCCACAATTCAACGTGACGAGCACATCCCGCCTGGCCTTCGCCCAGGTTCCTGGCAACTGCAGGGTCACCGAGGCAGTCATGGTGTGCGACCTGAACCGCGGACGACCTTTGGCCAAGGGTGACAGCGATTCCGTCACCGTCAGCTTCGATGTGAGCCAACTCAGCGGACAGTCGCTGATCATCTATGCAGAAGTGTTCAGCACGGGGTACGAGAAGAATCCCACGGACAACAGGCAGACGAACGTGATCGGTCTGAAGGAGATCACCGAAATCGATGCCAGCGG CGGGCAGACAAATAAGCAAATTGTTCTTAAAGGGGACGCTTACCCCTCGGAAATCATCAACCAATACGAGATCAAAAGCCGCGGCCCCAGCACCATCGAAGAGTTATCTGTGTCCCTTTATATTCCCGTAGCCTATAAGACGGCTGAATCTATAAAAGTAAAGCCCATCATTGACATAGCCAGTCTGAAGATGCAGGCCACGTACGATTCCCAGACGCCCCCCATAGTACTCTATGATCAGAACAATACCATCTTACTCGATACCCGAATGCGTAGGGAAGCGGAACGCCTGAACGGCAACCAAGAGACCAGTGCCAGCATATACGATGTCCAGAGGAACGAGGAGGAGAGTCTGCCGATGAGTAACACCATTGTGTTTAACTGCCAGGATACCCACACGACGATATGCGTAAGGGCCGAAATGCGCCTCAAATTTTGGCCACACAAACCAATTAACCTCAGCATAAGCTTCAACCTGGATCTGAACGAGATGGAGGATGACTGGGAGTACTTAGTCATAAAGACCGATCTGAGACTGCTGAAGAAGGGCGATCCCATATCCAGTTCGCTCAAGATTAACAAGAAGATCAAATCGAATGTGATATCCAAGCAAGCTGAATTATCCATTTGGAAAATCATTTTGTCCGTGATCGGGGGCGTTTTGCTGCTCTCTGCAATAACATATACTCTTCACAAG TTCGGATTCTTCAAGCGCGACAAGAAGGAAGAACTAAAGAAACTAGTTCAACAGAGTGTTGAGGCGCTTGCGGCGCCTGAAGCAAAGGAATTAATGGAGGATAACATGGACCAGTTTATAGAAGAAATTCCTATA GTGCACTTTAGGCCGGAGAAGTCCATCAACCTGAACATCCGCTACAGCGTGGATCTGAACGAGGTGAACGACATATTGATGGATCCCTGGGAGTTCTTTGTCATCCTGACCGACCTGAAGGTGACCAAGAAGGGGGATCCGACGTCCAGTTTGTTTTCGATAAATGAAAGGATTGCACCGAACATAGTATCCAAGCATCTGGAGGCCCATACGCCCATCTGGATCATAATTGTGTCCGTACTCGGTGGCCTGCTGCTGCTCTCCGcgataagctatattctataCAAG CTTGAATTCTTCAACCGCACCAAGAAGGACGAGTTGGACAGGTTGGTGCAGCAGAATCCCGTCGAGCCGGAGGCGGAGAACCTCAACAGTGGCGGCAACAACTAA